Proteins encoded by one window of Lycium barbarum isolate Lr01 chromosome 11, ASM1917538v2, whole genome shotgun sequence:
- the LOC132617402 gene encoding uncharacterized protein LOC132617402 encodes MTMYLRVTKTVKLNVKESDRIENVKALLHDKEGIRVCHQQLVSEDNRLMDERKLVDYGICENSTLHTYVEDSVIPVILLYVKRSYAEGAFTVYSRIYDTVKDVKSRIAAKEGTNSEEFSLIHDEDSLLQVVPGTMQIFIRKCNSESIMLDVHRHDLIKDVKGMLLNKLAIPLHLQNLVFARKCLADSRDLASYNIHKESILYLVLHMTPNVDNAR; translated from the exons ATGACTATGTACTTGAGAGTCACTAAAACAGTCAAGTTAAACGTTAAGGAATCAGATAGGATTGAAAATGTCAAAGCGTTGCTACATGATAAGGAGGGCATACGGGTATGTCATCAGCAACTTGTTTCAGAAGATAATAGGCTAATGGATGAACGGAAGCTTGTTGATTATGGCATTTGCGAAAACTCCACCCTTCATACTTATGTGGAAGATTCAGTGATCCCAGTGATATTATTATATGTAAAAAGATCATATGCTGAAGGTGCATTTACGGTTTATTCAAGGATTTATGATACCGTCAAGGATGTCAAATCTAGGATTGCGGCCAAAGAAGGAACAAACTCGGAAGAATTCTCTCTTATTCATGACG AAGACTCCCTCTTACAGGTGGTACCGGGAACAATGCAGATCTTTATCAGGAAATGTAACAGTGAAAGTATAATGCTAGATGTGCACAGGCACGATTTAATAAAGGATGTGAAGGGCATGCTTCTAAATAAGCTAGCAATACCACTTCATTTGCAAAATCTTGTGTTTGCGAGAAAATGTTTAGCTGATTCCCGGGATTTAGCTAGCTACAATATTCACAAGGAGTCGATTCTGTATTTGGTCCTACACATGACACCCAACGTCGACAATGCCAGATGA